CAAGGCAAGAGGGTGGCCTCTCACCCTAACGTAGCCAGTCACCTGATACCCAGCGTGAACAATCATCACACGACCTTGGCCGAGCACATGCCTAAATCACACCAAGCTCACCGGCAATGGTCGCCCGGACGATTGTTGAATTGGGGCGAATCGATCGGAGAGGCCACCCATCAGATCGTGCAACATCTCTTGGACTCTAAGCCTCATCCTGAAATGGGCTATCGCTCCTGCCTAGGCTTAATGCAGTTGTCGCGCACCTACGGAAAAGAACGCTTAGAAGCAGCGTGCGCCCGCGCCGCCGCCTTACGTGCCATGACCTATAAAAGCGTCTCCAACATCCTTAAATCCGGCTTGGACCGTATCGAGTCATCGCCACCGGTTACACCCGCCGCCCAAACCGAACCTCGCTTCACCACGCATGACAACGTGCGTGGACCGCGCTACTACCACTAATACCCTCACTCACCTCAAAGGAAATTCATGTTAAATCAGCACACCCTCAACCAACTGAAGGCTCTCAAGCTCGATGGCATGGCCATCGCATTGAGCGAGCAATTTGCTTTGCGCGCGACCGATGATTTATCGTTTGAAGAGCGTTTCGGTATGTTGGTGGACCGCGAATGCTCGCATCGTGACAACCGTCGCATCGCGCGCTTACTCAAGCAAGCACGCCTAAAAGTGTCCTCGGCTTGCTTGGAAGATATCGACTACCGTACTGGGCGAGGCTTGGAAAGGCGGCAAATCGCCAGCTTCGCATCTTGTGATTGGATCCGGCGCGCACAAAGCATCTTACTCACCGGTCCCACTGGCGTCGGCAAAACCTGGCTGGCTTGTGCATTGGGGCAACAGGCGTGTCGCTGTGGCTTCTCGGTGCTGTATGTGCGTATACCCCGGCTATTTGAAGAGCTGCGTATTGCCCATGGTGACGGCAGTTTTACTCGCAAATTGCAGGCTATCGCTAAAACCGATTTGCTCATATTGGACGATTGGGGCCTACACCCACTCAACCAGGACCAACGCGCTGATCTATTAGAAATCATTGATGACCGGGTCTCCTCGCGCTCAACCCTGATTACCAGTCAATTACCGATTGAGCATTGGCATGAATATTTGAACGATCCGACTCTCGCTGATGCCATCCTCGATCGCATTGTGCATCAGAGCCACAAGCTTAAGCTCAAAGGCGAATCGTTGCGCAAACAGGAAGTTCGTTCCGAGTACGCGGCACCGTCACAACGATCAGACCTACAGCCTTCACTTTAGCCATGGCGCTTATCGCATCCTCTTTAGGGCAAACGTTTCTGTGTGCCTAAATTTACTCTTATGGCTACTGCGTAACCTACTAGGATCAAAAAATGACAGTCAATAACACGGCTCAACGTCAACGAACATATCGAGATCGCCACCTCCGTGAGGGTCTAGCCAAGCGGCTCAACATCATTATTGAGCCCGATTCAAAATGGACGCTCGAGCTATTGGCTAAATGTTACGGTGTCACGCAACGAACCATCATTGAGAAACTACTGCTTCAGACTGAGATAGAGGTGATCAGAAGAATCAGGCGAGAGCAGGCAGACGACGGTATCGTAAAAAGTCGTGTGAGTGACTATTATGGCGGACGACTGCGCCTCAAATCAGAGCTTTTTACACTCTCGCTCAATTCGGAATCTCAACCTATTTCCGTTACTGCGTAACGCATTCTTGATACTAAAAAGCAAAGTATGAGGTCTGTGATTGAGCAAAAAAATAGAGAGTGTTCATTCGAATTTGATACTCATCGTGACCGATTTATGTACAATCTAAACTCCTTCGCTTGCCCGAATTTATCGGTCACGATAATTCTGAAAGGACCGGTCACGATCGCTGAAATACGCACCAGGCCAAGGGACGTGTTGAGCGGGCTAATCTGACATTGCAAGATCGGCTGGTCAAAGAACTTCGATTGCGTGGCATAAACACCATGGAAGCAGCCAATGCTTTTGTACCGCATTTTATTGCCGACTTTAATGCGCGCTTCGCTAAGCCGCCTAAAAGTGATTTCAATGCTCATCGGCCACTGCGCAAAGATGAAGATCTCGATAAGATTTTGACATGGCGTCAGTCGCGTTGTGTGACGCACTCGCTAACAGTGCAATATGATCGGGTGATTTACATACTTGAAGACACGGATGAGGCTCGCAAGCTCATCAATCGATATATTGAAGTGTACGAGTATCCTGATGGCCGTATTGAATTGCGGGCTAACGGCATTGCTTTTGCTTATCGACGCTATGACAAACTGTCTGAAATTAATCAAGGAACGATTGTTGAACATAAGCGTTTAGACCATGTTTTACATGTGGCTAAATTGATGCAGGCTCAACGCGATGACCGAAGGCCTTCATATGCCCCTTCTAGGACTAACCGGGGTGCTGAGCCTCGTCAAACAAAGAGTAAGGAGGGAACGAAGCGGCCGCTCCAATTTACGGCTGATGATTTAAACGCAGCAATTATGCATAAAACTGTTTAATGCGATAGTCAAAAGTCGCTACATTCAACTTAATCTGCTCTAAACCCGTCCATTTTATACCCGTGTGCAGTGTAAATTGCGACATCTGAACTTTGGTGCGACCTGAAAAGTCGTTTGAATTTCTGTCTTACAGGAGAAATATAACCAGATAAGACCGATTGCTCCATCAATCGTTCCCTAGTCGGACATGCGGGGCTGGCAACGGTCCGGTGTGAAGCTCCGATGACAATGTAACCGCCGAGTAATCGGTAAGCCGAGCCGCGAGGCAAGGCCGAATCTGCTAGCACTAAAGCGGAGAGGGGCTAGGGATGTGCGAATACGATCAACACACGTGAATCTCTGTAATTGTCGTTAAAATGAACAGGCCAAAGGTGCTGGGCCTGAACCAAAATGGTACGCGGTTAGGTTTGGTCGCTCAAAGTTCGGCCAACATGGACAAACAACCGCCGGCAAAGAAGAGGGATCCGACTCGCACTGAAATTCAAGCGGAACAGGATAAGCCCGTAACGCTGCCAGAAATGGTAGGCAAACCGCGAGGAATGCTGTTGGCGCTGCGGGTACAGGAAGGAGCAAAAAGCGAAGGCCGCCTTGTAATGAGGGGGATAAAGAGTGAAACATTCTCTTGCGCGAAAGCGAGCAGACTTGCTCTTGGTCAGAGTGGGCAAGAAATCTTGGCAAACCGTTATACGCGGGAAAGCAGATGAGGCAGACCGTTTAGGTTTGTTGTGCGCTTGCGCGCCCAGGTGAATTAAGAAACCAGGTCAACTGGTTCGATTTTACCAGAAGGGCGAAATGGCTCCAGGCGTATATTGCTCAGGCAGCCAGTTTGTTAGACTGCCCGGTGCCTTAGCCAGCGCTGGACTCTTGGCTTGAGCCGTGTGCGAGGTGACTCGCCTGCACGGTTCTTAGGAGAGGGAGGGTTAGTAATAGCCCTTCCTTATCCGACCTTTGACACATAATTTTTAACTATAAAACAGAAAAATAAATTGTTCTATGCTATAAAACGGCACGCCCTGAATCTATTGCTGCGTCGCAGCATGGCGAGTCGTTTTTTAAAGCACGCCTAACACGTTGCCACTCCCATAAGACAAGTGTGCCGACCGAATCACCCGCTTAATGCGTTTGCTTAAGCAGCGTGGTGACGTCCTCATCACTCAATCCGGTCACTTTCCCAATAAAAGCCTTGTCCATACCCATTGCGCTCAAATTCTGAGCAATCGTACGCGCTTCTTCTTGACGGCCTTGTTGCATGCCCTGTTGCATGCCTTCTTGACGGCCTTGCTCTAGACCCTGTTGCCGACCTCTTTGCTCTAATTGTTCCGCAAAAGTCATAATCATCTCCTTTCTTTCCGGTAATCCTTTCTTAAGAAGCTGAATGAACGCCTCAACCGGCTGATTCTCATCTCCTTGATTCACCGCATAGTTTAGCACCGATAACAAATAAGTTTCCGTCGTTTGATCCAGCACCTGCTTCAATATACCACTCTCTAACAATTGTCGAAATGTCGACAACAAATCTTTCACCCACGCTTGCTTCAGCAATAATTCCATCAAGGCCGCTGTGCCATGGTGTTGTATCGTTTCTTCGTTAAGCACCGTCAGATCAATCAATCTGAACGGCTTAAACACTAGTTCACGCGCGAGTTCCGCATCTTCAAATTCGTCATAAATATCCGTCGAATGCGGAAACGGTGAGGGTCTGCCGTGATAGACACAAATGGGTAAAATCAGCGGCAGCTTATTATGGCCTGCCTTGAGATGGTCTTCCATGGCGCTTAAAGTATATTGCAAGAAACGGAACGCAATATGTTCAGGAGCCGTTGAAAAATGTTCCGCCAGAAAGATGAGAGGAATGTATCCTGTTTTTCCATCAATTTGGCAAGAAAACACCAGATCACTATGTGTCGCTTGGAGCGCAGGACTCAGATAGCTCTTGTCCAGGGTCGTCAGACTTTTCCAGTCGATCCGCTTATACAGCCCAGCCGGCAAATGCGCTTTGAAAAAATCCAGGGCAACCTGGCGTTCTTTCAGCGATTGTTTAAACAGTTTATCGAAGGGTTGGTGAATCAGTGTCATAGTCAAATACTGATAGGCGTCAATAGCCTATTTTAGAGATGCTGCTTACTGTCCTGCCACGCTTTCTTTAAGCGCTTGACCTGCTGAAAACGCCGGGACCTTCTTGGCCTTAATCTGAATGGCTTTTCCAGTCTGTGGATTACGCCCTGTACGCGCTGAACGTTGATTCACTTTGAAGGTTCCAAAACCGACCAACTGGACCGGCTCCCCTTTTTTCAAGGCCTTCGCTATTTGATTGAGTACGCTTTCCAGGGCAGCCTTGGCTTGCGTTTTCGACAATTCGCATTCTTCTGCAATCGCTTCAAATAATTCTTGTTTATTCATTTATCTATATCCTCGTTATGCAATTATAAGACATTATATTTAGCTGCTACACAGGTAAATTATTTGGAGTCCGCCTTATGTTAAGTTGATTACCTGTAGATGCAAGGAAACCCCTACATCGGGTTAATCGTTTTACTCTTCCATTAGAAATATTTCTTTTTCAGGTAACACGGCAATACCTGATTCCGCTTGGATCACCCTCAATACTCTAATTATCCTTGCAGTTTGTTCCGATGTAAGTTCAATTGGTTTCCCCAAACCTGCCGACGTATAAAAATGAAGTTTATTGTCTTGAATATAAAGCGATACATTCTGTTTACAGCTGTGCGGAAATAGGACTAGATTGTAGATTGCCTTTATTTGATTTGGCGCTAAGTTTGGTAGCATAGTGAAAAGCTGTTCGAGATGTGAACATAATGCGATAACTGCATTAACCCTGAGATCCTTATTGTCATCATTTAAAGCCATGATAAAGGCTGAGACAGCGGCATCTGCAAGTATTTTCTGCCTGCTTAATGCTTGGGCTGCCGCAAACCTAACAATTCTATGTTGTTCCTTAAAAGCTAAAATCAAGGATGAGACCGTATCATTGGACAGTATTTTCTGTTTGCCTAATGCTTCGATAGCCCAAAGCTTAACAGACATCTCTTCATCCTGTAGAGCTAAAATTAAAAAAGGTATAGCATCTTCGGACAGTATTTTCTGCTCGCTTAATGCTGTGGCTGCCTCATGCCTAACATCTTTATCATCATCCTGTAGGGCAGTGATCAAGGCCTTGATAGCAGCATCCGGAAGCATTTTCTGTTTGCCTAATGCCTCGGCTACCGCACTCCTGACATCCTTATCACTATCTTGTAGAGCCGTAATCAAAGCCGAGATAACAGCATCTGAAAGTATTTCCTGTTTGCCTATTACCTTGGCCGCGGTAGACTTAACATAGCTCTCCTCGTTCTTTAAAGCCATGAGCAAGGCGGAAATAGTGGCATCTGAAAGCATTTTCTGTTTGCCTAATGCATAGATTGCCGCAGACCTAAAATATTTACTTCCATTTTGTAAAGCTGCGATCAAGGAAGTGACGACCACATCCGAAAGCATTTTTTGTTCGCTTAATGCATTGATTACTGCATACCTAACATCCTCCACTTCGTCTTGTAAAGACATGGTCAAGGATAAGACGACAGTATCTGAAAGCATTTCCCGTTTGCCTAATATCCTGGCTGTCGCATACCTAATATATTTATTTTCATGTTGTAACGCCACGATCAACAATTCGTCGGATAATGTTTTCTGATCGGCTAATGCCATGGCCGCATCAGACCTAACATCATCATCTTTATCATTTAAAGCCGCAAATAAGAACGAGACAGTGCTATCTGAAAGCATTTTTTGTGTGCCTAGTGCATTCACTGCCGCAGACCTGACAAGCCAATCTTCGTCCTGTAAAGCTGCAACCAAAGCTGAGACGACAGCATCTGAAAGCATTTTTTGTGTGCCTAATGCATCGGCTGCGGCTCTCCTAACATACTCATATTCATCCTGTAAAGCCGCGGTTAGGGATAGGATCGTAAGATCGGAAAGCGTTTGCTGTCGGCCTAACGCCCAAGCCGCCACAGCTCTAACAACCTTATCTTGATGTTGTAAAGCCGTGATCAAGGCCGAAACAGCGGTGTCTGAAAGCATTTTTTGTGCGCCTAATGCATTGGTCGCTGCTTCCCTGACGTCCTTATATTCATCTTGTAAAGCCGTGATCAAGGCCAAGATAGCGGCAACCGAAAGTATCTTCTGTTTACCTAATGCCTTGGCTACCGCACTCCTGACATTCTTATGATCATCCTGTAAAGCCGTGATCAAGGACGAGGCAGCACTATCTGAAAGCATTTTTTGTGCGCCTAATGCATTCACTGCGGCAGACCTGACAAGCCAATCTTCGTCCTGTAAGGCTGCAACCAAAGCCGAGATGGCTGGAGCAAACAAAACCGAGCGGTTTTCAAGAAAAGCAATTATTCTATTTTTCTTTACCTCAGGCTGATTGAGGCACGTAAGCAATAGATGTTCCGGAAAAGCACTTTGGCTGCCTAAGTTACTGGAGAAGCTATTGCTTTCCGTATTTTTAATCTCGAAATGCAACCATTGCATTAATTCTGTTTCCAACTTCTTGACAATCAGTTCTTCCAATTGGGAACGGGCTTCGTTCAAACACCCCATCATTACCTGCTGATGGCGGATACCAATCAAATCGCGCGGCGCTGTCTCTAACAGCGTAAAGAAACGCTCTGACGAAGCGCCCTTTAGTAAGCCGGCGATCATCCACCAAACAATCTCATACCGCGGATTATATTTATTTGTGGCAATAAAGGCTTGCAGTTCGCCCTGGGAAGGGCTTGGACTTAAACCCTTATCCAACATTTTCACAGAAGTACATTCGCTACGGACTTTGATATCAGTTTGCAGATGCCTTACCAAAAACTTCGCCGCAAAAAACTCTTGAAACGTTAAGTGCAGGAAATGATAGTAACGCTCAGATTCAGGTCGTTCAGTATCGGCTGAATGTAAATATGAAGTCTTTTTCAGATTCGTCGTGAAATCCAAGGGTAATTTTCGCTCTATCTGAGATCCGATATTCAATTCTTTCCGACGCTGACTCAGCTCTTCGCGACTGAATTCTATTTTTTCCGCCTCTAACCCTTTAAACGCCAGATACCCTAGGTAATCGATTTCGGCCATCATCAGTTCTTCCAGGTCTTCTTCTGATAAGCCTTCAATTACATTGGCCCTTAATACTTTCCCTCCCTCCTCTTTCTCTAATCGCACGCTGTCTTTGCGCCATAATTTGTCTACCATCGCTTCATACAGCATGGACATGGTGATCGCTTGATTCTTTGGCAGCTTATCCCAGCTATAACACAGTGCATCCAGTTGGATCGGAATATTCACCAGGCTTTGAATCAATGGCGTACGATGGATAAATTGCTGAAGCGCCTCCTGGTTCGATTCAGGCGTAAATTTTTGAATATAAGTCTGAACATTCTCAGGGCTAAACCCGATCGTTTCCAACTCTAAATCCAACTCATTGCACTGAGATGCGTTCACCCCTGCAGGACGGGACGTGATTAATACGTGAGCCTGGTTAAGGAGGTGATTTAAAAAATGATTTAAACGATGACGCTCATCGAACATTTCAGTCACTTCATCCAAACCATCCAGGATAAATAAAGTCTTGCCTTGATATTCGAGAAAGGTTTTTCCTAGGGCTTGTGCTTTGACGCGGCCTTGATCTGCAAAATAACGCTGACACAGCAAATCTTCCAGATGTTGAGGTGAATGTGTTTTGAGTTGCCGTAACGGCATCCACAATACGCTATCAAAGCGATCCTGCCACAGCCCATTATGATGATATTCATAAACCAATTTTTTGCATAAGGTAGTTTTACCTATCCCCGCTCGCCCCTGAATTAAAATCCGTTTCGGTATCCCTTCTGAACCATCCAGTAATCGCTGTTTTTCAAAGAGTTGATCTAAGGGGATCAACTTATTCGGATTGGTCGCCTCAAGTCTTTCACTGCTGGGCAGGCGCTCAAAAGCTGCCGCTTGCTTTTTCAGTTCAGCCTGGTCTTTTTCCTTTTGCGCCTGACTTTCTACGATAGCCAGATTGATATAGCAATCGTCAAGCGAAACCGTCTGCCCTGAGACGCGCTGAATCGATAGATTAGATGTTTTATCGTAATACCAATGAAACGCATGGCGCAGATTGGCTAACGAGGCTGCATGAGGCTGTCTAGCCTCTAAATTCGGTGAATAGTACACGTTGACCGTGTTATTTTTGCCATGAACTGGCGCATTAATCGTCCCTTGACAGTTTTGTACAACAATCGTTCCTTCAGTACCCGCTTGAATAGGAAAAGGCAGAGAGTAGGATGAAAAACTAGGCCGATGCGCTGCAGAAGCTGAATTGCTTTCTGGTACCGAAGGTTGCTGTAATGAGGAGGCGTCGGACGCGTTCTCTCGTGCTAGAAAAGCGGCGTATTCAGCGCTTATTTGAGCAAGCGCCATTTCTCTTGAATAGCTAGGATTTTTTGCGAGTTCCGCTTTCGCCAGTTTTATCGCGGCTTTATAGGATTCTTCAGCATTGGCCCGATCCCCTGTGGCACTATGCGCCTGGGCCGCCGCCACATGATTTTGTGGTGTTATTACCGGTGCTGGCAGAGCCGTTCTAAAATTTTGCCCCCAACCTGATATATTCAAAATATTTTCCCCTGTCCATTCAAATTTTTTATCGTTCAAGAAGCAGCTTCTAAAAAGCGTCTCTAGAAGGCGAAAAGATATTCTCTTCTTTTGGCCTAATCTAAAGGCAACCGTTTTCCATTTCTCGTTCTGGCGTGTTGCAGTGCGTTTTTTTCTCTAACCTTTTCTAAGGCCTGGCTTCAATCAACGCGGATAACTCTCTCGGCGCGATTTTAGCAGAGCATCTTGAGCGGATCTTAAGCGTGACCACCTTCCCTCAACCGCGACCGATTTCCGAGCCTGCTCCCTGCCAAAATCCCTCTTTTTTCCGCGGTTCAAGTCTGATAATTGGGCTTACGTACGGTGGATAAGGGGACGCCCCAAAAAATGCTGGAGGGACAGTGAAGCACCGCTCGCCGTTTTTTGACTCCGAATGAGACCGATCTGGAGTATTCGAATCCGTCAAAAAATCGCGCCCCTTGTTTGATAATTGGTGAGGTGGTGACTGATGTTGCCCCCTTACTAGGTCGAAGTAATCCTGAAATCTCTTGTGAAGTTTTACTTCAGCCCATTGAATGGCAAGCTTTATATTGCCGTGCTCACAATACCAAGCATCCTCCTAGCGATCCTCCTACTTTGAATCAGGCCATTCTGTGGATCGCTAAACTCGGCGGATACCTAGCGCGCAAGCATGATCTCCCGCCCGGCCCTACTGTATTGTGGCGTGGGTTCATGGCTTTGCATGAGGCTACCAAAATGTTTCAAATCATGCACCAGTGTGACTAAAATTTGTGGGTAATCCTGAGCTATTAATAGGGGTAATGACCACCAAGAAGCGAAAAGTACCATATGCACTCAAGCGCCTTTATTTATAAGGCTTTCTAAAGTCAAATTTAGTATCCGAATTCATCTCTGAGCTTTCTTAAAAAATGGCATCTTGACAGAAAGTGTCAGTTAAAAGGGGCACATCAAAGGGGCTTTGCGCTACGCCCTTGTCAAACCCAATTTTTGATACCAGCGCTTCAATTTCGACATCACCACCGGGGCCTCACTTATAACCGCCTCCATCCCCGATGAAATTGGTTCGCCTACGGCATTCCTCTGCTTCAATAGCGCTCTATTCACTTCGCTTAACCCTACGACGTCTTTTATGACTGTTTCCTTCACGCTCAACTCCGCATGCGGGGACATCCAGCGCAGGCGCACCTGAACTTCATCCCCCTCTCCGATCACTTCCCACTGCCGAACTAACTTATCACCACTGCCAGTCAACAGGTACGAACCCTCGGGCGTCGCTTTCCAGGCTACGCTATAAACATCTCTGGTAAAACCTTGAATCTTTCTTAGACACGCTCCCGATGCGACCTCCCACAGACGCACCGTATTGTCCCTACTCCCCGAGGCGATCTGCGTTCCACTCGGCGAATACACCACGCTATTAACCCAGTGGGTATGTCCTTCTAAGGTGTGACCCGCCGCGCCGCTTTCCGCGTCCCACAGACGCACCGTATTGTCATCACTCCCCGAGGCCAGCTGCAAACCACTCGGCGAATACACCACGCTACTAACAGAGTAGGTATGTCCGCGTAAGATGCGACCCGCCGCGCCGCTGTGCGCGTCCCACAGACGCACCGTCTTGTCACCCCCCCCCGAGGCCAGCTGCAAACCGTTCGGCGAATACACCACGCTATTGACACCGAAGGTATGTCCTTCTAAGGTTTGACCTGCCGCACCGCTGTGCGCGTCCCACAGACGCACCGTATCGTCATGACTCCCCGAAGCCAGCTGCAAGCCGCTCGGCGAATACGCCACGCTATTAATCCAGCTTGTATGTCCTTCTAAGGTGTGACCCGCCGCGCCGCTTTCCGCGTCCCACAGACGCACCGTATTGGCATAACTCCCCGAGGCCAGCTGCAAACCGCTCGGCGAATACGCCACGCTCCTAACAGAGGAGGTATGTTCTTCTAAGGTGTGACCCGCCGCGCCGCTTTCCGCATCCCACAGACGCACCGTCTTGTCATCACTCCCCGAGGCCAGCTGCAAACCGCTCGGCGAATACACCACGCTAGTAACATAGGAAGTATGTCTTTCTAAGGTGTGACCCGCCGCGCCGCTTTCCGCATCCCACAGACGCACCGTCTTATCATGACTCCCCGAGGCCAGCTGCAAACCGCTCGGCGAATACACCACGCTCTTAACCCAGCTTGTATGTCCTTCTAAGGTGTGACTCGCCGCGCCGCTTTCCGTATCCCACAGACGCACCGTATAGTCAGAACTCCCCGAAGCCAGCTGCAAACCGCTCGGCGAATACACCACGCTACTAACAAAGGAGGTATGTCCTTCTAAAGTGTGACCCGCCGCGCCGCTTTCCGCATCCCACAGACGCACCGTCTTATCATGACTCCCCGAGGCCAGCTGCAAACCGCTCGGCGAATACACCACGCTCGTAACATAGTCTGTATGTCCTTCTAAGGTGTGACCCGCCGCGCCGCTTTCCACGTCCCACAGACGCACCGTATTGTCCCAACTCCCCGAGGCCAGCTGCAAACCGCTCGGCGAATACACCACGCTACTAACCCAGTGGGTATGTCCTTCTAAGGTGTGACCCGCCGCGCCGCTTTCCGCATCCCACAGACGCACCGTCTTGTCCTGACTCCCCGAGGCCAGCTGCAAACCGCTCGGCGAATACACTACGCTCGTAACAAAGTGAGTATGTCCTTTTAAGGTGTGACCCGCCGCGCCGCTTTCCGCATCCCACAGACGCACCGTCTTATCATGACTCCCCGAGGCCAGCTGCAAACCGCTCGGCGAATACACCACGCTCGTAACAAAGTGAGTATGTTCTTCTAAGGTGTGCAGTTTTTTCCAATCCGAAGTCGAATAGAGGCTGATCGTGTCGTTATTAAGCCCTACCGCACAGTTTTTCCCATCCGGGGAATACGCGCAGGCATTCACCCAGCTCTCTTCCTGTAGAGTCGGCCATTCACCAAACTGCACCCCAGCCATCTGCGCCGCGCTTAAATTCGCTTGGCGCAGCCAGCTCGCGCGAAGATTGGCTTTTCTTAAATCCGCCCCTTGCAACTGCGCTGAATCGAATACCCCAAAACTCAGATCGGCCCCGGGAATTTGGATCCCCTTTAAATCGGCTCCAATAAACTGCTCCCCAGCTTTAACCAAGATCGTGATCGCGTTCGCCGCGCCTTGATTCACCAACTCTCTCTGCGCGGAGGCCTTGATCCATCCCAGCAACGGCTTCACTAACCCTTGATCTTGCTTAACTCGCTCCACTAAAAACCGCTGGATCGCTGCATCCTCCACCAGATTGAAGCGGTTCAGTAATCCCTCTGGATCCACTTGATTCGAATCCGTCAGCTCTTCCCACACCGCGCGCGCCACCAAATAGTCCTGGATCGATTTATGAATGAAGCGATATTGCTGTTGCTGGCGAGTCAACAAAGCGCTAAACCGCAGGAGCTTTTTTCCTTCATCCTGGTTGCTCAGAAAGGCTTCATACCGTTTATCCTGCGCTATCCCGCGGCGAGCGATTGGGGAATAGGCGGCTACCGTGGTTTTAGCCTCTGATAGGGCTAACGCAAAGTCTGTATTAAATGTTTGGCTATGCTCAATAAAGCCTTCGTCTTTCAAACTGCGGAAAGCCTTTTGCTCAGTATCCGTCAATTTA
The Mycoavidus cysteinexigens genome window above contains:
- a CDS encoding IS4 family transposase; this translates as MTPNETDLEYSNPSKNRAPCLIIGEVVTDVAPLLGRSNPEISCEVLLQPIEWQALYCRAHNTKHPPSDPPTLNQAILWIAKLGGYLARKHDLPPGPTVLWRGFMALHEATKMFQIMHQCD
- a CDS encoding Rpn family recombination-promoting nuclease/putative transposase, with the protein product MTLIHQPFDKLFKQSLKERQVALDFFKAHLPAGLYKRIDWKSLTTLDKSYLSPALQATHSDLVFSCQIDGKTGYIPLIFLAEHFSTAPEHIAFRFLQYTLSAMEDHLKAGHNKLPLILPICVYHGRPSPFPHSTDIYDEFEDAELARELVFKPFRLIDLTVLNEETIQHHGTAALMELLLKQAWVKDLLSTFRQLLESGILKQVLDQTTETYLLSVLNYAVNQGDENQPVEAFIQLLKKGLPERKEMIMTFAEQLEQRGRQQGLEQGRQEGMQQGMQQGRQEEARTIAQNLSAMGMDKAFIGKVTGLSDEDVTTLLKQTH
- the istB gene encoding IS21-like element helper ATPase IstB; the protein is MLNQHTLNQLKALKLDGMAIALSEQFALRATDDLSFEERFGMLVDRECSHRDNRRIARLLKQARLKVSSACLEDIDYRTGRGLERRQIASFASCDWIRRAQSILLTGPTGVGKTWLACALGQQACRCGFSVLYVRIPRLFEELRIAHGDGSFTRKLQAIAKTDLLILDDWGLHPLNQDQRADLLEIIDDRVSSRSTLITSQLPIEHWHEYLNDPTLADAILDRIVHQSHKLKLKGESLRKQEVRSEYAAPSQRSDLQPSL
- a CDS encoding HU family DNA-binding protein codes for the protein MNKQELFEAIAEECELSKTQAKAALESVLNQIAKALKKGEPVQLVGFGTFKVNQRSARTGRNPQTGKAIQIKAKKVPAFSAGQALKESVAGQ
- a CDS encoding HEAT repeat domain-containing protein — encoded protein: MNDKKFEWTGENILNISGWGQNFRTALPAPVITPQNHVAAAQAHSATGDRANAEESYKAAIKLAKAELAKNPSYSREMALAQISAEYAAFLARENASDASSLQQPSVPESNSASAAHRPSFSSYSLPFPIQAGTEGTIVVQNCQGTINAPVHGKNNTVNVYYSPNLEARQPHAASLANLRHAFHWYYDKTSNLSIQRVSGQTVSLDDCYINLAIVESQAQKEKDQAELKKQAAAFERLPSSERLEATNPNKLIPLDQLFEKQRLLDGSEGIPKRILIQGRAGIGKTTLCKKLVYEYHHNGLWQDRFDSVLWMPLRQLKTHSPQHLEDLLCQRYFADQGRVKAQALGKTFLEYQGKTLFILDGLDEVTEMFDERHRLNHFLNHLLNQAHVLITSRPAGVNASQCNELDLELETIGFSPENVQTYIQKFTPESNQEALQQFIHRTPLIQSLVNIPIQLDALCYSWDKLPKNQAITMSMLYEAMVDKLWRKDSVRLEKEEGGKVLRANVIEGLSEEDLEELMMAEIDYLGYLAFKGLEAEKIEFSREELSQRRKELNIGSQIERKLPLDFTTNLKKTSYLHSADTERPESERYYHFLHLTFQEFFAAKFLVRHLQTDIKVRSECTSVKMLDKGLSPSPSQGELQAFIATNKYNPRYEIVWWMIAGLLKGASSERFFTLLETAPRDLIGIRHQQVMMGCLNEARSQLEELIVKKLETELMQWLHFEIKNTESNSFSSNLGSQSAFPEHLLLTCLNQPEVKKNRIIAFLENRSVLFAPAISALVAALQDEDWLVRSAAVNALGAQKMLSDSAASSLITALQDDHKNVRSAVAKALGKQKILSVAAILALITALQDEYKDVREAATNALGAQKMLSDTAVSALITALQHQDKVVRAVAAWALGRQQTLSDLTILSLTAALQDEYEYVRRAAADALGTQKMLSDAVVSALVAALQDEDWLVRSAAVNALGTQKMLSDSTVSFLFAALNDKDDDVRSDAAMALADQKTLSDELLIVALQHENKYIRYATARILGKREMLSDTVVLSLTMSLQDEVEDVRYAVINALSEQKMLSDVVVTSLIAALQNGSKYFRSAAIYALGKQKMLSDATISALLMALKNEESYVKSTAAKVIGKQEILSDAVISALITALQDSDKDVRSAVAEALGKQKMLPDAAIKALITALQDDDKDVRHEAATALSEQKILSEDAIPFLILALQDEEMSVKLWAIEALGKQKILSNDTVSSLILAFKEQHRIVRFAAAQALSRQKILADAAVSAFIMALNDDNKDLRVNAVIALCSHLEQLFTMLPNLAPNQIKAIYNLVLFPHSCKQNVSLYIQDNKLHFYTSAGLGKPIELTSEQTARIIRVLRVIQAESGIAVLPEKEIFLMEE